The Eremothecium gossypii ATCC 10895 chromosome IV, complete sequence genome contains a region encoding:
- a CDS encoding ADR385Wp (NOHBY447; No homolog in Saccharomyces cerevisiae; Syntenic homolog of Kluyveromyces lactis KLLA0C13035g): MSKRAAETSRETTRSKRAVDLDRKLRGGYEGYAPADADAAIEVIDEPTDEQSVRAFYARYVAGRRPCKIRARTAGSYDWARLSSARVLEVVTGAQVLQVERKVDGGFGSGAQRLSMPFGEFLERLRCGERDLYLTTQYSDDLQAAESENEEEDEEEDEEEDEEETAGTCAAGFGDVAKDDYEGDSATETERSDTFTTALDTIGDEDSDGIAVGDVHDDYDELEDGAAPIAELETGPLYELEAQERLRELYQAPLTELASNLPMLPAFLPSLIPQQINIWMGGAAVNDRAYLSADMFDPKDDMLGLGRRLPGAGTSSGLHHDHADNVYIPIEGHKRFTLFSPADAAKMYTIGDIEQLHQSGVIDYKRNDKAPGWRSLRDDGAIVAEVAAHILELDSESLSDKEKQTLRRTIEEDSEMDNAQGSEPPHFSRVPPAAVHLSEIEDEQLRGLIQKEVRVRWPLFERAHRIVVDVEPGELLWLPTGWFHEVTSLGDKETNIHTAVNYWLIPPTGSDMDEPYTNKDRYWPLDFERTKAALAVAKSK; the protein is encoded by the coding sequence ATGTCGAAACGAGCAGCGGAGACCAGCCGTGAGACCACGCGTAGCAAACGAGCCGTAGATCTGGATCGGAAGCTGCGTGGGGGATATGAGGGATATGCCCCCGCAGACGCAGACGCAGCGATCGAGGTAATCGACGAGCCCACGGATGAGCAGTCTGTGCGGGCTTTCTACGCGAGATACGTGGCTGGGAGACGGCCATGCAAGATCCGGGCGCGCACTGCGGGCAGTTATGATTGGGCACGATTAAGTAGCGCTAGGGTGCTGGAAGTAGTAACCGGTGCGCAGGTGCTGCAGGTGGAGCGGAAGGTGGACGGTGGGTTCGGGAGCGGCGCACAGCGCCTCTCAATGCCGTTTGGGGAGTTCCTTGAGCGGCTGCGTTGCGGCGAAAGGGACCTGTACCTGACTACGCAATACAGTGATGATTTGCAGGCGGCGGAGAGCGAGAATGAGGAAGAAGATGAGGAAGAAGATGAGGAAGAAGATGAGGAAGAGACCGCGGGCACATGCGCAGCTGGGTTCGGTGACGTGGCAAAAGACGACTATGAGGGCGACAGTGCTACAGAAACGGAGCGCTCGGATACTTTTACGACCGCGCTAGACACTATCGGCGACGAGGACTCGGACGGCATTGCTGTTGGTGATGTGCACGATGACTACGATGAGCTGGAGGATGGTGCCGCTCCTATAGCGGAGTTGGAGACGGGGCCATTGTATGAGCTCGAGGCGCAGGAGCGCCTGCGCGAGTTGTACCAGGCGCCACTGACGGAGTTGGCAAGCAACTTGCCTATGTTACCGGCCTTTCTTCCCAGCCTAATACCGCAGCAAATAAATATATGGATGGGTGGTGCGGCGGTAAACGACCGTGCCTACTTGTCGGCGGACATGTTCGATCCTAAAGACGACATGCTCGGCCTGGGAAGGCGGCTCCCCGGCGCTGGAACCTCTTCCGGGCTGCACCATGACCACGCGGACAACGTTTACATTCCTATTGAGGGTCATAAAAGGTTCACTTTGTTCTCTCCCGCAGATGCAGCCAAAATGTACACGATCGGCGATATTGAACAGCTACATCAGAGTGGCGTAATTGACTACAAGCGTAACGATAAGGCCCCCGGCTGGCGTTCGCTACGGGATGACGGCGCCATTGTTGCGGAAGTAGCTGCGCATATATTGGAGTTAGACTCCGAGAGCTTATCAGACAAAGAGAAGCAGACGCTCCGTAGAACAATCGAAGAAGACAGCGAGATGGACAATGCCCAGGGCAGCGAGCCGCCACACTTCTCTCGTGTGCCTCCTGCGGCGGTGCATCTTAGTGAAATAGAAGACGAACAGCTTCGAGGCCTTATTCAGAAGGAAGTCCGCGTGCGTTGGCCGTTATTTGAACGGGCTCATCGGATTGTGGTCGATGTAGAACCAGGTGAGTTGCTGTGGTTACCTACTGGTTGGTTCCATGAAGTCACCTCGCTTGGCGACAAAGAAACCAATATCCATACTGCAGTGAACTATTGGCTAATACCGCCGACGGGGTCCGATATGGATGAACCGTATACCAACAAGGATAGGTATTGGCCACTAGACTTCGAGCGTACCAAAGCTGCTCTGGCCGTAGCCAAGAGCAAGTAG
- the GDS1 gene encoding Gds1p (Syntenic homolog of Saccharomyces cerevisiae YOR355W (GDS1)) has product MALADSRPVTITTVESEVIRNSKSPIFHANYLNEGRDEELVHGSDSSNSPSSSIDDDSDSQSPKSLTELASKPKSLSSTSLTSSSSSVAISKIVPVTGERPKPKNNEPPLDDEVLHAVFVILWEKDPQQHGMTVKQLCDLLVERHPEMANLSTKLSNLVSAKLNAYVKKVEKGEKALTYALSREWSDASPRRMVYVYRGILAPEYQQMAQAASAKQKAKQYSASPKQKKAPGSSSINAKSNQQMENNQTHPQGLELNSTLVDAKNAGNFTRTLAVNNNTFSNGIYGNSELNIPYSTSPVSLGLTSNVSMSNSAGSGHAINEGGKRAPGTLDEPLSKRPKKDGPVHMVSTGRVAQSRSYNPPPSAPQQSYVTAAAAAPRLSKLLPTRGTATPTSASSSAQSPSSFNAATLIADIHKAVIAQSPIIMKMDPQDRGNDLNTWLKTIRGGFLTEEIDSPESVTVDELDEMFD; this is encoded by the coding sequence ATGGCGCTTGCTGATTCCAGACCTGTTACCATCACAACTGTTGAGAGCGAGGTTATTCGTAACTCAAAATCTCCTATTTTCCACGCTAATTACCTTAATGAAGGCCGGGACGAAGAGCTCGTGCATGGTAGTGACTCGAGTAACAGTCCCAGCTCGTCAATTGATGACGATTCTGACTCACAGTCACCCAAGTCTTTAACGGAATTGGCCTCCAAGCCCAAGAGCTTAAGTTCAACGTCGCTGACGTCATCATCATCGTCCGTTGCCATATCAAAAATAGTGCCCGTTACGGGGGAGCGACCCAAACCAAAAAATAATGAACCTCCGTTGGATGACGAAGTTCTGCATGCGGTTTTTGTTATACTATGGGAGAAGGATCCTCAGCAGCACGGCATGACTGTAAAGCAATTATGCGATCTATTGGTAGAACGTCATCCGGAAATGGCTAATCTATCTACCAAGCTATCCAATCTCGTCTCTGCGAAACTGAATGCATATGTTAAAAAAGTTGAAAAGGGTGAGAAAGCCCTCACTTACGCTCTATCTCGCGAATGGTCAGATGCATCGCCAAGAAGAATGGTGTATGTATATCGTGGTATACTGGCGCCAGAATATCAACAGATGGCCCAAGCTGCATCTGCGAAGCAGAAAGCAAAACAATATTCTGCCAGTCCGAAACAGAAAAAGGCACCGGGCTCTTCTAGTATAAATGCTAAATCAAATCAGCAAATGGAAAATAATCAGACTCATCCGCAAGGGCTTGAGTTAAACTCAACACTAGTTGATGCAAAAAACGCTGGCAATTTCACCCGTACGTTAGCAGTTAATAATAATACTTTCTCAAATGGGATTTACGGGAATTCCGAACTTAATATTCCTTACTCTACTTCTCCCGTGTCACTGGGGCTCACGAGTAATGTTTCCATGAGCAATAGTGCGGGTAGCGGACATGCGATCAATGAGGGTGGAAAACGGGCACCTGGCACATTAGACGAACCACTGTCCAAAAGACCAAAGAAAGACGGTCCAGTACACATGGTCTCGACTGGGAGGGTTGCCCAGAGTCGATCGTACAACCCACCCCCATCTGCACCCCAACAAAGCTATGTCACtgcggcagccgcggctCCAAGGCTTTCTAAACTTCTCCCCACTAGGGGGACAGCTACCCCCACTAGCGCCTCTTCATCAGCGCAGTCCCCTTCAAGCTTTAATGCCGCAACGCTAATTGCAGATATACACAAGGCAGTCATCGCACAGAGTCCCATCATAATGAAAATGGACCCGCAGGATAGGGGAAACGATCTCAATACATGGCTCAAAACTATCCGGGGCGGGTTCCTTACTGAGGAGATTGATTCGCCGGAATCGGTGACTGTTGACGAATTAGATGAAATGTTCGATTGA